The following coding sequences are from one Diospyros lotus cultivar Yz01 chromosome 7, ASM1463336v1, whole genome shotgun sequence window:
- the LOC127806458 gene encoding uncharacterized protein LOC127806458: MVVMPISTPGFSRISSYGATSYGRIQAFCTMTMNSNSPQIQRKEEVQVQHLKTAIPQLETAGATNLHFNRLQPLDQQLVQEERIEFGQFTAREALLDEEYWTAAWLRAESHWEDQPNQRYKDNYKRKFTEQEFNALKRRCRKQDKHKCTCIVVVKKEDRSVKRTVLKSVVGTLDLSIRYLLPRETFPGERVKAPLFCSIDRTSQGRYGYIANLCVAKTARRQGIATNMLYFAVKLAKSNGAEQVFVHVHKKNIPALGLYKKMGFQVVEMATSQLSKEQTYLLCLGL, from the exons ATGGTGGTGATGCCCATCTCCACTCCCGGTTTCTCAAGGATTTCAAGCTATGGAGCAACCAGCTATGGCAGAATCCAGGCCTTCTGCACAAT GACAATGAACTCCAACTCTCCGCAGAttcaaaggaaagaagaagtcCAAGTGCAACACCTGAAAACAGCAATTCCACAGTTAGAAACAGCCGGTGCAACGAATCTCCATTTCAACCGGCTGCAGCCTTTGGATCAACAGTTGGTTCAGGAGGAGAGAATTGAGTTTGGACAATTTACAGCACGCGAGGCCCTTCTGGATGAAGAATACTGG ACAGCAGCATGGCTGCGAGCAGAGAGTCACTGGGAAGATCAACCAAATCAACG ATATAAGGATAACTACAAAAGGAAATTCACAGAGCAG GAATTCAATGCTTTGAAAAGGCGGTGCAGAAAGCAAGATAAGCATAAATGCACCTGTATTGTTGTG GTCAAGAAGGAAGACAGGAGTGTGAAACGTACTGTACTGAAGAGTGTAGTGGGGACCCTTGATTTGAGCATCCGCTACTTGTTGCCTAGAGAAACCTTTCCTGGG GAAAGGGTGAAAGCCCCCCTCTTTTGCAGCATTGACAGGACAAGCCAAGGCAGATATGGTTACATTGCAAACCTGTGTGTTGCCAAAACTGCCCGTCGCCAGGGTATTGCAACCAACATGTTGTATTTTGCTGTAAAATTAGCTAAATCAAATG GTGCAGAACAGGTATTTGTGCATGTACATAAAAAGAACATACCTGCATTGGGACTTTACAAAAAGATGGGCTTTCAG GTCGTTGAAATGGCAACCTCCCAATTGTCAAAAGAGCAAACTTACTTGCTTTGCTTAGGATTGTAA